In the Phyllopteryx taeniolatus isolate TA_2022b chromosome 1, UOR_Ptae_1.2, whole genome shotgun sequence genome, CGCAGTGGCTGGAACTTGAACGTGATGCCTGTGCTGGAACAGTCTCTCCTGTGCCACATCAATGGTGATATCTCTGGCATGAAGGTGCCCTGGCTTTATGTTGGCATGGTATTCTCCGCTTTCTGCTGGCACATTGAGGATCATTGGAGCTACTCCATCAACTACCTGCACTGGTACAGGACCCACCgtatttattaattgtttcCGCATGGTTCTGTATGCAGTGGAAACCCGATATTTGCGGGGGTTAGGGACCGGGCTGGACCGCAAATACCGAAAAGCTGCGGGTAATTAATGCCAATTCTAATggcctttgggggggggggatttttttaaatttattttaaacccccaaaattcttgaataagtcgGGCTACACCGCCTATAAGCATTTTCGGGGTTGGTCCcctcacccccaaaaaagggaaaaattcCACAAATAGTTGAATCCGCAGATGTTGAACCGTGAGTATGCAGGGGTCGACTGGACTAACACGATTGATCATCTTCAGGGGGGAACCCAAAACCTGGTATGGCGTTCCCTCAGTAGCTGCTGAGCGACTAGAGGAGGTGATGAAGAAACTGACTCCAGAGTTATTTGAATTTCAGCCTGACCTCTTGCATCAGTTGGTTACAATCATGAACCCAAACATCCTTATGGCCCACGGTGTACCGGTCAGTATCTCAATACACACATTCTCTTGGCTTAAAATGACTACATATGtgatttgttattgttgtttatttattgacagGTTGTGCGGACCAACCAGTGTGCTGGTGAGTTTGTCATCACCTTCCCTAGAGCCTACCACAGTGGCTTCAACCAGGGATATAATTTTGCAGAAGCGGTCAACTTCTGTACTGCAGACTGGGTAAGTGTCATAAGGCTGTTCTACAAAAGGGAAACTTGACAATCAGATGACTCCCTGctgttttgttgtctttgtagctTCCTGCCGGTCGTTCCTGCATTGAGCACTATCGGCGTCTGCGGCGGTATTGTGTCTTCTCTCACGAAGAGCTCACTTGCAAAATGGCAGCCAGTCCAGAGAAACTAGACCTCAATCTTGCTGCAGCAACACACCGggaaatgtttataattgttcAGGAGGAGAGAAAGCTGCGGAAGGCTCTGATGGAAAGGGTAAGAGTTGGCAaacctttttgtctttttggcattgttttttaCACTTTCAGTTTCTGTCATGTTTCGCATCAGTCTCATCATCTGTCATTTGCGCTAATGGACTGGTCTGTAAAGTGTTGGACAACCCCATTgactgaactaaaaaaaatgtggtctGCGTCCAGGGCATCAGCGAAGCAGAGCGTGAGGCATTTGAGCTGTTACCTGATGATGAGAGACAGTGTGACAAATGCAAGACAACTTGTTTCCTCTCAGCGCTGGCTTGTTCAAACTGCCCTGACCGTCTGGTGTGTCTCTATCACACTCAGGATCTGTGCAACTGTCCCACTGACAAACTCTACCTCAGGTattcctgtctttttttttttgtgcctttaCACGTCTGATGTTTGGCTTCAGAAATGAAGCAGCCGCTACTGTTTTTGTCGTCATACACAGTCTAACACAAAACTAGACTTGCAGAATTAACATTTTGTGGTGCCTCTTTGCAGGTACAGATATACCCTGGACGAGTTGTTGGCCATGTTACACCGCTTAAAGGTCCGCTCAGAGTCCTTTGATTCATGGGCCAACAGAGTAAAAGAGGCACTTGAGCAAGAGGAGGGAAACAAGATAGGTAGGAAACCCCCACTCACATTGCTGACATTATTTCAGGTATTTCTATGGAAACACAGAGTAGAATTTGGAGCCAAATTTGTGGTATTTAATTAAATCCCAGGGATTGATTACTTGGAGGTGCTCAAGACCGAAGCGGCGGAAAGAAAGTTCCCTGACAATGAACTTCTACGTAAACTCAACACTGTTCTCAAAGACATCAAGCACTGCCAGCAGAAGAGCACTGAGCTCCTCACTAACTCAACAACCAGGTTAGATGGAGCAAATATAATGTGCATACTGATTGGTCATATCAGAACATTGACACATTGCTGTGTTTTAGTGAtgcaaaaatgactttggcGGAGCTGAAATCCTTGATAGAGACGATGCAAAATCTGCCATGTGTGATGAGTCAACTGGATGAAGTGCAGGTGATGACCACATGTTAATAGAATTGGCATAAAACTTTTCAagagtaattattttttattcaagcCGCAACATTTTTCCCCATCAAGGCGGTTCTGCAGACGGTGAGTGACTACCAGAGCCGAGCTCAGGAGTTGGTTAACGAGCGCGACTGGAGGAGGAACGCTGCGCCCACAGAGTTGTTGCAGTCATTGCTGGAGCAGGGAACTAAGCTGCCTGTTGTGGTGCCAGAGTGTAATCTGCTCCAGGGCCTTAAGGAGCTGGGGCACTGGCTGGCAGAGGTCAGGCGCACCTTGGGCACAGAGGGGGGCGAGAGGCCGGAGGTCACGTTGGCAGTGTTGAGGAATCTGATCGAGGCAGGCTGCAACGTGCCTCAGAGCGCATCTGTAGATACTGCCATGGCAGAACTGCAGGAGCTACTCACTATTGCAGAACGTTGGGAGGAGAAAGCACAGATCTGTCTTGAGCAAAGGTACAACATAAACACAGAGGAGTAGGGGCAGATGTCACTTCACAACCAATCGGCCCTGTTCTCACGTTGTCAATTGTCTCCCCAGGCAAAAGCACCCTCTCTCAACACTGGAGGCGATTGTTAATGAGGCCCAGCTTATTCCTGTCAAGCTGCCTAACATTCAAGCTTTGCAGGGCTGTCTAAGCCGCGCACGTGCTTGGGTAACAGACCTGGAGGAAATTCAGGTAAAGTATCACCGTTGTCTCTTGAACTAAGTGTTTCATGTCATTTGTGCTTGTCACAATGATGTGCATACCTGGCAACCTGTTGCAGAATGGGGAGCATTACCCATGTCTGGATGACCTGGAGGGATTGGTGGCCGTTGGAAGGGACCTGCCCGTCTTCATGGAGGAGCTGCGACAGCTGGAACTACAGGTTGCCAGCGCTCACTCCTGGAGGGACAAGGCCAGCAAGACCTTCTTGAAGAAAAGCAGTCAGCACAGTCTCCTCGAGGTGCACTACTATTAAGTCTGAAAACATCCATCTACCCACCCATTTTTGATAGCACTTTTTCTCACTAGGGTTGAGCTAGAGCCTTTTCCAGCTTACTTGgagcgagaggcgtggtacaccctgaattggtcaccagtcagtcacaaagctcatataaacaaacaataattacACCTTCAAAGGTCTTCACTGAACGTATCAAATGTGGGAGTAAGCTTAAGTACCCAAAAAAAagcgagaacatgcaagctcaaTATTCAAATctagaacctcagaactgtgaggcagatgtgctaaccactaggttaGCGCTGTACTCCCAAAGTCCTAGAACAACCTATAGCAAATCATATAATTACAGTAGTATTcataaattgttgtttttttaaagaacctATCctctatttgctgaaaaactcacctctgcagtttttgtgctctttctgaaacacccaagatgccacaagatggcgccgaaGCTCTGGCTAAATAGTAAATGTAGTACAGGAATTGGTCGAAGGAAGTATTTTGAAGTGATTCATATATGTATGTCAGGGAAGAGCCTGGGTGTTAGCGGGAGTCTTCACCCAAGGGCCAGTATCggcaattgtaaatgtttttggggcTGCGTCAATTGCGGCAGAACTCGTTCCTTATCCCCTATGAATATCTTAACTGTTctgaagtaatttaaaaaaaaaaaaaaaaaaaaccaccctgTCTTGCCCTTCAGGTTTTGTGTCCATGCGCTAAAAGGAGACATAACGAGACAGAGGAACTCGATGACTGTGATACCAACACACTGGGCCTCTCTGCTCAAGATCTTAGGGACCCTGCAGCTATTGTGAGTTTGCCACACATAATTGACCTGCGGCTGTGTGGGTCTTCATTGTGGGCATCAAAACTCTTGTTTGTGTTCTCCTGTAGGTAATGGCATTCAAGGAAGGGGAGCACCGGGAGAAAGAGGCACTGCTGAGGTTACAGAAGGTCAACATGGGGAAGACTGAACTTAATGCAGGAAGTTACAAAGAGGGGAAGGCGACATCGGACGACCGCATGGAAACGGACTCTGAAAACTGTGTCAAAGAGAACGGGAGCCACCCTGGTGCCACCTCTTCTCAGtcggtgtgcgtgtgcgcaggTCAGCCGCGCGCGCCGCAGTTGCGCTGCCACCTTTGCAAGGACTGGTTCCATGGCAGCTGCGTTCCCTTCCCCTCGCTGCTTCTCTCTTGTGGACCGCCGGCTAACCCGCACTGCTGGTGGGACTGGGACTCGCGCTTTCTGTGTCCGCGGTGCCAGCGGTCGCGGCGCCCACGTCTGGAGACTATCCTGGCATTGCTCGTGGCGTTGCAGAGGCTGCCCGTGCGCCTGCCCGAGGGTGAGGCGCTGCAATGTCTCACAGAGCGGGCCATCACCTGGCAGGGTCGCGCCAAAGAGGCACTGGAGACGCCTGAGCTGCAGCGGGCCCTTCAGACGAtgcaagaactgaaagaaagcCTCCATTGTGACAAGGAGGAAGAATGTGTGCAGAAAGATGCGGACTCCAGCTCGGTCATTGTTTTATCTGACTCGGAGGGAGGTGAAGGAGAGGATGGAATCATCGATCTGACGGAAGATTCCCCCAAAAAGAAATCCAAGGAGTCCACTGGCATTCAGGTACACTTCTAAAACTCCTTGGGTCGAGGGAGACATTTATCCCAAAGCACACCTTCATAATCCGAGCGCTAATTACGTTAGGGTGGTTGTAGTATGGCCGGGTAAAATGGCTTGACATTTATATGGTATAAATTTAATCGCTTCATGGTAACAGTATATATCGCGATCTAAACTTAAGTGTAAAAATTATAATGGAAGTGTCCCTTAGCAAAGTTAAGTTATTCCAAATAATGTAAAACTTGACCATGATATTAAATCATAAcagaaatcattattattagccTGGCCTACTTGTAGTGTGTACAtggttttaaaaacaaaacccgTTTCAGTGCTAGAATGTGGTAAATAAAAGTTATGGAACAAAAAGTGGTAGGCACTTcctaaaaatggaaaacattattagacaaggttaaaaaaacaaaactgaagagCCACAGTGGTTTAAGTATGAATCTTTCGAAAGTGACCAAAATTCTGGCTGTGATAGTATTACATTAAAGGTATTATCTTTTGTGTAATATGGCTTCACAAAGGGATTATTTTGCTGCTTCAGTGTCAAGTGTTGAAACCTGGCGTTGTCCACTAcaggaatcagaatcatctttatacGATATAGGATACAGGCGGAGATCCTTCACTATAAACCCtacgtacattttttttcaatttgtcgGCGTAAAGCAGGATTGTTGAAAAACTAGGGATTGCTTGGCTTCGCCTTCATCCGGTGTAGTTAATTAACAGCTCAAGGAAGAAACGATAGCAATATTGAATTTTTGCAACAGGCTTTACACCACGTGACTTTTTGTTGTTCCATTTCTGTTCgtaaaatggaaaaagtgtCCCGATGTCcgcttttaaaacatttggaaTTTCCCTAACTTTTAGTTTCGGCCCCCTAATGCTTTGAATGCCGTCAGTTAGACGAGCAATGCTTTAATGCTCTGgatgaaaattattttgcagacccCCAGTTACAGCTCGTGGACTCCAGTTTGAGAACTGTGACCTAAACTCTATGAATGTTTGCAATGGGCTATCAAATGTTTCTTACCCGTCTGTCTGTGTGATGATGCAGGCTGCTTGTGAGAACGGCGTCGCCAAGAACTGCAGTGTTAATGGTAAGTTGGTGTGTCAGACCACCCGAGCTCGCCGTCGGTGACCAGTCGTGACGGCGTTGCGTTTGTTCTGCGTGTGCAGATGTGGGCGCtctgctgccgctgctgcctGAGCTCAAAGGTCAGGTGGTGCAGCTTTCTTCACCCACGCAGGAGCGACTGGAGGAGCTGCAGCTGGAGGGAGATCTGCTGGAGGTCTGTCTGGACCAGATGCACATCATCGGCCGAGTCCTGCAGGCCGCCTCGGATCCGCCTGTGGCGACACTGCGCACGCTCATTCAGGTCTGCTTTAATGTCGACACTGtagaccttttcaccatgatGTCAAGGGATGTCAAGAAATTAACAGAGCGGGCAAATGTTAAAGaacgtctgtattttgttacgtATATCACGGAACGTTGACTCGTTACAGCCGTAGCACTGATTGTTCCGGAAATTGTGGGGGAGGAGGGGATCCAGCATCAGACATTACCGGGGTatccacattgaacagttgcTTGGCGCTCGCTATTTTATTGCGCCCCCCGGCTACCAAGCCATGGAGGCCAATGTCCTCTTTGCGTTCGGTGTCAGTgtattgtaagtcactgatcatcgcctccattTCTTtccatgcttcttacaaaagtgtcacaaagggaggatgaggagtggATAATTGAAGATGTCAAAGCCGAACATCAAAATAAGCAATTTGGTGATACAGtgcacttgtcacataggtctggcggGAACTGCGTTTACGTGGAGAgcaaccaactttgaacaacaacatAACAGGCCAAATAATAGGTTCAGAGagataaatatgaaataatacacATCCCGACAGGAAGCCGCGTCCAAACCGGAAAATGAATTTGTACGTCACTTCAGAAGTAGGGCAGGTTAAAAGtagattattgttattaataacTATATCTAATATAAGAtgagataacctttattagtcccaaaatggggaaatttgcattgtttcagcagcaattgtggatatagggaatataaatgtaatataaattgcatgcaagagaagacgtaattacatttcttctttCATGTACTTTTTGTACGCGTACAAGAtatacattgcacaaaatagaagccaaaactattgtccatacataaactatccaattcagtctatccgtaatgttgtttgtttgcaaaatagagttctgagttttaattttgacgtttgagatctgattcaacattttagttttttttgttaccagggttgaaaacaatTTGCAAAGTTGAATTAATCCATACATATATTTCTGATGATGGAACATCAAAATCTCAAATattggtactttgattcaggctgcaactgcgtccgccATTACAACGTTGATGTAATaagaacatttcaaatgacaaatattgaagccataatttaacGATTATGACTGTCCTACAGAATTGTTCtcgacaaaattttgaaaatatgtaaattgagacaaatttggacaaattgttctggaagttaaTTTTTATAGTTTTACAACTTTGTATTAACAATATTGTGGTATTAAAAGTGCCTCCATCGTTTTGGTCTTGTCTCAGTGTAAAATAGACGGGCGAtttatatgaataaatacagaaaaaaagtggcgagatctaatgtgaattgcaggacacatcgATCATCACTTGGAACGCACCCCACCTGTCTGAGTGTCGATTCGCAATTGATCGGGTGAGAGGTGCCCCTCGCATCAGCCTCCGTTCCCCCAAGTGCAGGCTCACGAGAACAGCGCAGTTGTGACCTGACCTGCGGCGGCAGCAAATAGTTCTACTTagcttttcatttttcttcaacaaattattaatttaaatcTGTCCTCAGCACTAACATCAAATTAATTGAGTAATGGCCCAGCCCTCGTGTATTTTCAACCATTTGGTATTATAAACTCATATTTAAAAACTGGGgaaggaattattattattattttttttaataaccggtttttgttgttataactGCCCAAagaataatacatacagtatataatatctTTACCACTCATAGACGGATCTTGAAGAGCAGCGACGAAGCAGTCGAGGACGTACGAAGGACTCCAAGAGGAAGCGAAAGAGCCACCGAGGAGGCGGCGGGGATGCAGAGGGTGGCGGAGCGGCGCCGCTGGACGCGTCCGACTCTAAGAAAAGCTGCCCCTTACCTCAGCTAACTGCCCAGGTTCGTGCAGACGAACACCTGCTTTTAATTCCATTCTGACACCCTGTGAGCAAACtgaagcattttttccccatttaaatgaattttaaaaatagaatgAAATTAATCATTCATTCCAGACCCAGGATCAAGTTttgaccttttatttttttttaatgaagaaaaagtggtaccttgacttaacaGTATCCGAATACAGTCTGTGTCTTTTttgctttataaaaccagtttctttacttttttgttttgtttttatttttagtgcAATGTTTATTCAGAACTTTAATATtcactatcatagctatgcagatgacacacagttatatctagcaatgtctccagatgactacagttcaattgcggtgttgtgtcactgtctaaaacagatgcataactggatgagccaaagatttctttaattaaaccacaacaaaactgagataattgtttttggcaataaagacaagaggattgctgttagtaaatacctggagtcactctctttaaaaaccaaagaccaagtccgaaacattggtattctgatagattccgacctgactttcaacagtcatatcaaatcaatgactaaaactgccttcttccatctgaagaacatccagagtgaaggcttgcatgtgtcaagaaaaccaggagaagctcatccatgcttttatcccAAGTAGATTTGACTATTGGtctggtcttctgactggactccc is a window encoding:
- the kdm5c gene encoding lysine-specific demethylase 5C isoform X2 — translated: MEGEEFIAPPECPVFEPSWEEFQDPLGYIAKIRPIAEKSGICKIRPPPDWQPPFSVELDTFRFTPRMQRLNELEAETRVKLNYLDRIARFWEIQASSLKIPHIERRILDLFGLSKVVSDEGGFEMVCKERRWARVAQRLGYPPGKNIGSLLRSHYERIVHPFEMFHSGASLPHCKPKHYDGEDVDKEYKPHSIPLRQSVQPSKMSSYGRRANRCQPDGPEDLNPHPLTAGSQHISAPEPTEEDIEKNPELKKLQIYGAGPKMMGLGLMARDRGIRKKDELPQTVTIRDSTASSPGVTSVNAELQVPQGGESDERSATPHVPPVSITVKTEVKTEVKAEVKTEVKKEELAEHLHKESRQHLTDGPCTKMTMRLRRNLNNMQCVESFVCRMCGRGDDDEKLLLCDGCDDNYHTFCLLPPLTDPPKGNWRCPKCVAEECKKPSEAFGFEQATREYSLQSFGEMADAFKADYFNMPVHMVPTELVEREFWRLVSSIEEDVTVEYGADIHSKEFGSGFPMNTGKRILTKEEEDYARSGWNLNVMPVLEQSLLCHINGDISGMKVPWLYVGMVFSAFCWHIEDHWSYSINYLHWGEPKTWYGVPSVAAERLEEVMKKLTPELFEFQPDLLHQLVTIMNPNILMAHGVPVVRTNQCAGEFVITFPRAYHSGFNQGYNFAEAVNFCTADWLPAGRSCIEHYRRLRRYCVFSHEELTCKMAASPEKLDLNLAAATHREMFIIVQEERKLRKALMERGISEAEREAFELLPDDERQCDKCKTTCFLSALACSNCPDRLVCLYHTQDLCNCPTDKLYLRYRYTLDELLAMLHRLKVRSESFDSWANRVKEALEQEEGNKIGIDYLEVLKTEAAERKFPDNELLRKLNTVLKDIKHCQQKSTELLTNSTTSDAKMTLAELKSLIETMQNLPCVMSQLDEVQAVLQTVSDYQSRAQELVNERDWRRNAAPTELLQSLLEQGTKLPVVVPECNLLQGLKELGHWLAEVRRTLGTEGGERPEVTLAVLRNLIEAGCNVPQSASVDTAMAELQELLTIAERWEEKAQICLEQRQKHPLSTLEAIVNEAQLIPVKLPNIQALQGCLSRARAWVTDLEEIQNGEHYPCLDDLEGLVAVGRDLPVFMEELRQLELQVASAHSWRDKASKTFLKKSSQHSLLEVLCPCAKRRHNETEELDDCDTNTLGLSAQDLRDPAAIVMAFKEGEHREKEALLRLQKVNMGKTELNAGSYKEGKATSDDRMETDSENCVKENGSHPGATSSQSVCVCAGQPRAPQLRCHLCKDWFHGSCVPFPSLLLSCGPPANPHCWWDWDSRFLCPRCQRSRRPRLETILALLVALQRLPVRLPEGEALQCLTERAITWQGRAKEALETPELQRALQTMQELKESLHCDKEEECVQKDADSSSVIVLSDSEGGEGEDGIIDLTEDSPKKKSKESTGIQAACENGVAKNCSVNDVGALLPLLPELKGQVVQLSSPTQERLEELQLEGDLLEVCLDQMHIIGRVLQAASDPPVATLRTLIQTDLEEQRRSSRGRTKDSKRKRKSHRGGGGDAEGGGAAPLDASDSKKSCPLPQLTAQIL
- the kdm5c gene encoding lysine-specific demethylase 5C isoform X3 gives rise to the protein MSLVWSLVMEGEEFIAPPECPVFEPSWEEFQDPLGYIAKIRPIAEKSGICKIRPPPDWQPPFSVELDTFRFTPRMQRLNELEAETRVKLNYLDRIARFWEIQASSLKIPHIERRILDLFGLSKVVSDEGGFEMVCKERRWARVAQRLGYPPGKNIGSLLRSHYERIVHPFEMFHSGASLPHCKPKHYDGEDVDKEYKPHSIPLRQSVQPSKMSSYGRRANRCQPDPEPTEEDIEKNPELKKLQIYGAGPKMMGLGLMARDRGIRKKDELPQTVTIRDSTASSPGVTSVNAELQVPQGGESDERSATPHVPPVSITVKTEVKTEVKAEVKTEVKKEELAEHLHKESRQHLTDGPCTKMTMRLRRNLNNMQCVESFVCRMCGRGDDDEKLLLCDGCDDNYHTFCLLPPLTDPPKGNWRCPKCVAEECKKPSEAFGFEQATREYSLQSFGEMADAFKADYFNMPVHMVPTELVEREFWRLVSSIEEDVTVEYGADIHSKEFGSGFPMNTGKRILTKEEEDYARSGWNLNVMPVLEQSLLCHINGDISGMKVPWLYVGMVFSAFCWHIEDHWSYSINYLHWGEPKTWYGVPSVAAERLEEVMKKLTPELFEFQPDLLHQLVTIMNPNILMAHGVPVVRTNQCAGEFVITFPRAYHSGFNQGYNFAEAVNFCTADWLPAGRSCIEHYRRLRRYCVFSHEELTCKMAASPEKLDLNLAAATHREMFIIVQEERKLRKALMERGISEAEREAFELLPDDERQCDKCKTTCFLSALACSNCPDRLVCLYHTQDLCNCPTDKLYLRYRYTLDELLAMLHRLKVRSESFDSWANRVKEALEQEEGNKIGIDYLEVLKTEAAERKFPDNELLRKLNTVLKDIKHCQQKSTELLTNSTTSDAKMTLAELKSLIETMQNLPCVMSQLDEVQAVLQTVSDYQSRAQELVNERDWRRNAAPTELLQSLLEQGTKLPVVVPECNLLQGLKELGHWLAEVRRTLGTEGGERPEVTLAVLRNLIEAGCNVPQSASVDTAMAELQELLTIAERWEEKAQICLEQRQKHPLSTLEAIVNEAQLIPVKLPNIQALQGCLSRARAWVTDLEEIQNGEHYPCLDDLEGLVAVGRDLPVFMEELRQLELQVASAHSWRDKASKTFLKKSSQHSLLEVLCPCAKRRHNETEELDDCDTNTLGLSAQDLRDPAAIVMAFKEGEHREKEALLRLQKVNMGKTELNAGSYKEGKATSDDRMETDSENCVKENGSHPGATSSQSVCVCAGQPRAPQLRCHLCKDWFHGSCVPFPSLLLSCGPPANPHCWWDWDSRFLCPRCQRSRRPRLETILALLVALQRLPVRLPEGEALQCLTERAITWQGRAKEALETPELQRALQTMQELKESLHCDKEEECVQKDADSSSVIVLSDSEGGEGEDGIIDLTEDSPKKKSKESTGIQAACENGVAKNCSVNDVGALLPLLPELKGQVVQLSSPTQERLEELQLEGDLLEVCLDQMHIIGRVLQAASDPPVATLRTLIQTDLEEQRRSSRGRTKDSKRKRKSHRGGGGDAEGGGAAPLDASDSKKSCPLPQLTAQIL
- the kdm5c gene encoding lysine-specific demethylase 5C isoform X1; its protein translation is MSLVWSLVMEGEEFIAPPECPVFEPSWEEFQDPLGYIAKIRPIAEKSGICKIRPPPDWQPPFSVELDTFRFTPRMQRLNELEAETRVKLNYLDRIARFWEIQASSLKIPHIERRILDLFGLSKVVSDEGGFEMVCKERRWARVAQRLGYPPGKNIGSLLRSHYERIVHPFEMFHSGASLPHCKPKHYDGEDVDKEYKPHSIPLRQSVQPSKMSSYGRRANRCQPDGPEDLNPHPLTAGSQHISAPEPTEEDIEKNPELKKLQIYGAGPKMMGLGLMARDRGIRKKDELPQTVTIRDSTASSPGVTSVNAELQVPQGGESDERSATPHVPPVSITVKTEVKTEVKAEVKTEVKKEELAEHLHKESRQHLTDGPCTKMTMRLRRNLNNMQCVESFVCRMCGRGDDDEKLLLCDGCDDNYHTFCLLPPLTDPPKGNWRCPKCVAEECKKPSEAFGFEQATREYSLQSFGEMADAFKADYFNMPVHMVPTELVEREFWRLVSSIEEDVTVEYGADIHSKEFGSGFPMNTGKRILTKEEEDYARSGWNLNVMPVLEQSLLCHINGDISGMKVPWLYVGMVFSAFCWHIEDHWSYSINYLHWGEPKTWYGVPSVAAERLEEVMKKLTPELFEFQPDLLHQLVTIMNPNILMAHGVPVVRTNQCAGEFVITFPRAYHSGFNQGYNFAEAVNFCTADWLPAGRSCIEHYRRLRRYCVFSHEELTCKMAASPEKLDLNLAAATHREMFIIVQEERKLRKALMERGISEAEREAFELLPDDERQCDKCKTTCFLSALACSNCPDRLVCLYHTQDLCNCPTDKLYLRYRYTLDELLAMLHRLKVRSESFDSWANRVKEALEQEEGNKIGIDYLEVLKTEAAERKFPDNELLRKLNTVLKDIKHCQQKSTELLTNSTTSDAKMTLAELKSLIETMQNLPCVMSQLDEVQAVLQTVSDYQSRAQELVNERDWRRNAAPTELLQSLLEQGTKLPVVVPECNLLQGLKELGHWLAEVRRTLGTEGGERPEVTLAVLRNLIEAGCNVPQSASVDTAMAELQELLTIAERWEEKAQICLEQRQKHPLSTLEAIVNEAQLIPVKLPNIQALQGCLSRARAWVTDLEEIQNGEHYPCLDDLEGLVAVGRDLPVFMEELRQLELQVASAHSWRDKASKTFLKKSSQHSLLEVLCPCAKRRHNETEELDDCDTNTLGLSAQDLRDPAAIVMAFKEGEHREKEALLRLQKVNMGKTELNAGSYKEGKATSDDRMETDSENCVKENGSHPGATSSQSVCVCAGQPRAPQLRCHLCKDWFHGSCVPFPSLLLSCGPPANPHCWWDWDSRFLCPRCQRSRRPRLETILALLVALQRLPVRLPEGEALQCLTERAITWQGRAKEALETPELQRALQTMQELKESLHCDKEEECVQKDADSSSVIVLSDSEGGEGEDGIIDLTEDSPKKKSKESTGIQAACENGVAKNCSVNDVGALLPLLPELKGQVVQLSSPTQERLEELQLEGDLLEVCLDQMHIIGRVLQAASDPPVATLRTLIQTDLEEQRRSSRGRTKDSKRKRKSHRGGGGDAEGGGAAPLDASDSKKSCPLPQLTAQIL